One Microtus pennsylvanicus isolate mMicPen1 chromosome 3, mMicPen1.hap1, whole genome shotgun sequence DNA window includes the following coding sequences:
- the Stoml1 gene encoding stomatin-like protein 1 isoform X3, with protein MIVFRLGRIRTPQGPGMVLLLPFIDSFQRVDLRTRAFNVPPCKLASKDGAVLSVGADVQFRIWDPVLSVMAVKDLNTATRMTAHNAMTKALLRRPLQEIQMERLKIGDQLLLEINDVTRAWGLEVDRVELAVEAVLQPPQDSPAVPNLDSTLQQLAFHLLGGSMSSVVEGAPSPGPVDTLEMISEVEPPASHAGAGDEPSSKQPVAEGLLTALQPFLSEALVSQVGACYQFNVILPSGTQSIYFLDLTTGQGRVGHGAPDGIPDVVVEMAEADLQALLCRELRPLGAYMSGRLKVKGDLAVVMKLEAVLRALK; from the exons ATGATCGTGTTTCGACTGGGCCGGATCCGAACCCCCCAGGGCCCTGGCATGGTTCTTCTCCTGCCCTTCATTGACTCCTTCCAGAGGGTGGATCTGAGAACCCGAGCCTTCAATGTTCCTCCTTGCAAG TTGGCCTCTAAGGATGGGGCTGTGTTATCTGTGGGAGCTGATGTCCAGTTTCGCATCTGGGACCCAGTGCTCTCCGTGATGGCTGTGAAGGACTTAAACACAGCTACTCGAATGACAGCCCACAATGCCATGACCAAGGCCCTACTCAGGAGGCCGCTGCAAGAGATCCAGATGGAGAGGCTCAAGATTGGTGACCAACTCCTG CTGGAGATCAATGATGTGACCAGAGCTTGGGGCCTGGAGGTAGACCGTGTAGAGCTGGCAGTGGAGGCTGTGCTGCAGCCACCCCAAGACAGCCCAGCTGTGCCCAACCTGGACAGCACCCTCCAGCAGCTGGCCTTCCACTTGCTGGGGGGAAGCatgagctcagtggtagaaggtGCTCCATCCCCAGGACCAG TAGACACCTTGGAAATGATAAGTGAAGTGGAGCCGCCTGCCTCTCATGCCGGGGCTGGGGATGAGCCCAGCTCAAAGCAGCCCGTGGCTGAGGGGCTTCTCACTGCCCTGCAACCCTTCCTGTCAGAGGCACTGGTTAGCCAGGTTGGGGCCTGCTATCAGTTCAACGTCATCTTGCCTAGCGGCACCCAGAGTATCTACTTCCTGGACCTCACTACAG GACAAGGCAGAGTGGGACATGGAGCACCTGATGGCATCCCTgatgtggtggtggagatggCTGAGGCGGACCTGCAGGCCTTGCTCTGCAGGGAACTGCGGCCCCTGGGGGCCTACATGAGTGGGCGGCTGAAGGTGAAGGGTGACCTAGCTGTGGTCATGAAGCTGGAGGCTGTCCTTAGGGCCTTGAAGTAG
- the Stoml1 gene encoding stomatin-like protein 1 isoform X2, with amino-acid sequence MFGRSGYRALPLGDFDRFQQSSFGFLGSQKGCLSPEPAGVGPGADAPESWPSCLCHGFISFLGFLLLLLTFPISGWFALKIVPTYERMIVFRLGRIRTPQGPGMVLLLPFIDSFQRVDLRTRAFNVPPCKLASKDGAVLSVGADVQFRIWDPVLSVMAVKDLNTATRMTAHNAMTKALLRRPLQEIQMERLKIGDQLLLEINDVTRAWGLEVDRVELAVEAVLQPPQDSPAVPNLDSTLQQLAFHLLGGSMSSVVEGAPSPGPDTLEMISEVEPPASHAGAGDEPSSKQPVAEGLLTALQPFLSEALVSQVGACYQFNVILPSGTQSIYFLDLTTGQGRVGHGAPDGIPDVVVEMAEADLQALLCRELRPLGAYMSGRLKVKGDLAVVMKLEAVLRALK; translated from the exons ATGTTCGGCAGGTCCGGCTACCGGGCGCTGCCCTTAGGGGATTTTGATCGTTTCCAGCAGTCAAGTTTCGGCTTTCTGGGTTCGCAGAAGGGGTGCTTGTCCCCAGAGCCGGCCGGCGTGGGGCCGGGGGCCG ATGCACCTGAGAGCtggccctcctgtctctgccatggCTTCATCAGTTTCCTGGggttcttgctgctgctgctcaccTTCCCCATTTCTGGCTGGTTTGCTCTGAAG ATCGTACCCACCTATGAGAGGATGATCGTGTTTCGACTGGGCCGGATCCGAACCCCCCAGGGCCCTGGCATGGTTCTTCTCCTGCCCTTCATTGACTCCTTCCAGAGGGTGGATCTGAGAACCCGAGCCTTCAATGTTCCTCCTTGCAAG TTGGCCTCTAAGGATGGGGCTGTGTTATCTGTGGGAGCTGATGTCCAGTTTCGCATCTGGGACCCAGTGCTCTCCGTGATGGCTGTGAAGGACTTAAACACAGCTACTCGAATGACAGCCCACAATGCCATGACCAAGGCCCTACTCAGGAGGCCGCTGCAAGAGATCCAGATGGAGAGGCTCAAGATTGGTGACCAACTCCTG CTGGAGATCAATGATGTGACCAGAGCTTGGGGCCTGGAGGTAGACCGTGTAGAGCTGGCAGTGGAGGCTGTGCTGCAGCCACCCCAAGACAGCCCAGCTGTGCCCAACCTGGACAGCACCCTCCAGCAGCTGGCCTTCCACTTGCTGGGGGGAAGCatgagctcagtggtagaaggtGCTCCATCCCCAGGACCAG ACACCTTGGAAATGATAAGTGAAGTGGAGCCGCCTGCCTCTCATGCCGGGGCTGGGGATGAGCCCAGCTCAAAGCAGCCCGTGGCTGAGGGGCTTCTCACTGCCCTGCAACCCTTCCTGTCAGAGGCACTGGTTAGCCAGGTTGGGGCCTGCTATCAGTTCAACGTCATCTTGCCTAGCGGCACCCAGAGTATCTACTTCCTGGACCTCACTACAG GACAAGGCAGAGTGGGACATGGAGCACCTGATGGCATCCCTgatgtggtggtggagatggCTGAGGCGGACCTGCAGGCCTTGCTCTGCAGGGAACTGCGGCCCCTGGGGGCCTACATGAGTGGGCGGCTGAAGGTGAAGGGTGACCTAGCTGTGGTCATGAAGCTGGAGGCTGTCCTTAGGGCCTTGAAGTAG
- the Stoml1 gene encoding stomatin-like protein 1 isoform X1, translated as MFGRSGYRALPLGDFDRFQQSSFGFLGSQKGCLSPEPAGVGPGADAPESWPSCLCHGFISFLGFLLLLLTFPISGWFALKIVPTYERMIVFRLGRIRTPQGPGMVLLLPFIDSFQRVDLRTRAFNVPPCKLASKDGAVLSVGADVQFRIWDPVLSVMAVKDLNTATRMTAHNAMTKALLRRPLQEIQMERLKIGDQLLLEINDVTRAWGLEVDRVELAVEAVLQPPQDSPAVPNLDSTLQQLAFHLLGGSMSSVVEGAPSPGPVDTLEMISEVEPPASHAGAGDEPSSKQPVAEGLLTALQPFLSEALVSQVGACYQFNVILPSGTQSIYFLDLTTGQGRVGHGAPDGIPDVVVEMAEADLQALLCRELRPLGAYMSGRLKVKGDLAVVMKLEAVLRALK; from the exons ATGTTCGGCAGGTCCGGCTACCGGGCGCTGCCCTTAGGGGATTTTGATCGTTTCCAGCAGTCAAGTTTCGGCTTTCTGGGTTCGCAGAAGGGGTGCTTGTCCCCAGAGCCGGCCGGCGTGGGGCCGGGGGCCG ATGCACCTGAGAGCtggccctcctgtctctgccatggCTTCATCAGTTTCCTGGggttcttgctgctgctgctcaccTTCCCCATTTCTGGCTGGTTTGCTCTGAAG ATCGTACCCACCTATGAGAGGATGATCGTGTTTCGACTGGGCCGGATCCGAACCCCCCAGGGCCCTGGCATGGTTCTTCTCCTGCCCTTCATTGACTCCTTCCAGAGGGTGGATCTGAGAACCCGAGCCTTCAATGTTCCTCCTTGCAAG TTGGCCTCTAAGGATGGGGCTGTGTTATCTGTGGGAGCTGATGTCCAGTTTCGCATCTGGGACCCAGTGCTCTCCGTGATGGCTGTGAAGGACTTAAACACAGCTACTCGAATGACAGCCCACAATGCCATGACCAAGGCCCTACTCAGGAGGCCGCTGCAAGAGATCCAGATGGAGAGGCTCAAGATTGGTGACCAACTCCTG CTGGAGATCAATGATGTGACCAGAGCTTGGGGCCTGGAGGTAGACCGTGTAGAGCTGGCAGTGGAGGCTGTGCTGCAGCCACCCCAAGACAGCCCAGCTGTGCCCAACCTGGACAGCACCCTCCAGCAGCTGGCCTTCCACTTGCTGGGGGGAAGCatgagctcagtggtagaaggtGCTCCATCCCCAGGACCAG TAGACACCTTGGAAATGATAAGTGAAGTGGAGCCGCCTGCCTCTCATGCCGGGGCTGGGGATGAGCCCAGCTCAAAGCAGCCCGTGGCTGAGGGGCTTCTCACTGCCCTGCAACCCTTCCTGTCAGAGGCACTGGTTAGCCAGGTTGGGGCCTGCTATCAGTTCAACGTCATCTTGCCTAGCGGCACCCAGAGTATCTACTTCCTGGACCTCACTACAG GACAAGGCAGAGTGGGACATGGAGCACCTGATGGCATCCCTgatgtggtggtggagatggCTGAGGCGGACCTGCAGGCCTTGCTCTGCAGGGAACTGCGGCCCCTGGGGGCCTACATGAGTGGGCGGCTGAAGGTGAAGGGTGACCTAGCTGTGGTCATGAAGCTGGAGGCTGTCCTTAGGGCCTTGAAGTAG